In Serratia sp. FDAARGOS_506, a genomic segment contains:
- the sapC gene encoding putrescine export ABC transporter permease SapC: MPFDNVYREKKMPSPLRYTWRIFYGDALAMIGFYGVIALLLLSLFGSLLAPYALDQQFLGYQLLPPSWSRYGNVSFFLGTDDLGRDILSRLLTGTAATFGSALAVTLAAAFCGVILGVFAGVTHGLRSAVLNHILDTLLSIPSLLLAIVVVAFIGPKLEHAMLAVWLALLPRMVRTIYSAVHDELEKEYVVAARLDGASTLQILWYAVMPNIAAVLVTEFTRALSMAILDIAALGFLDLGAQLPSPEWGAMLGDSLELVYVAPWTVMLPGAAILVSVLLVNLLGDGMRRAINAGVE; the protein is encoded by the coding sequence ATGCCCTTCGATAACGTATACCGCGAGAAAAAGATGCCGAGCCCGCTGCGCTACACCTGGCGGATTTTCTACGGCGACGCGCTGGCGATGATCGGTTTTTACGGGGTGATCGCCCTGCTGCTGCTGTCACTGTTCGGCAGCCTGCTGGCGCCCTACGCGCTGGATCAGCAGTTCCTCGGCTATCAGCTGCTGCCGCCGTCCTGGTCGCGCTACGGCAATGTGTCGTTCTTTCTCGGCACCGACGATCTCGGGCGCGACATCCTCAGCCGTCTGTTGACCGGCACCGCCGCCACCTTCGGCTCTGCGCTGGCGGTGACGTTGGCCGCGGCGTTCTGCGGGGTGATCCTCGGCGTGTTCGCCGGCGTCACCCACGGGCTGCGCTCGGCGGTGCTCAACCACATTCTCGATACCCTGCTGTCCATCCCGTCGCTGCTGCTGGCGATCGTGGTGGTGGCGTTTATCGGCCCCAAACTTGAACACGCCATGCTGGCGGTGTGGCTCGCCTTGCTGCCGCGCATGGTGCGCACCATCTACAGCGCGGTGCACGACGAGCTGGAGAAAGAGTACGTGGTGGCGGCGCGGCTCGATGGGGCTTCCACGCTGCAGATCCTGTGGTACGCAGTGATGCCGAACATCGCGGCGGTGCTGGTGACCGAGTTCACCCGCGCGCTGTCGATGGCCATTTTGGATATCGCCGCGCTCGGCTTCCTCGATCTCGGCGCGCAGTTGCCTTCGCCTGAATGGGGAGCGATGCTCGGCGATTCGCTTGAGCTGGTGTACGTCGCCCCCTGGACGGTGATGCTGCCCGGCGCGGCCATTCTCGTCAGCGTGCTGCTGGTTAACCTGTTAGGCGACGGTATGCGCCGCGCAATCAATGCCGGGGTGGAATAA
- the sapD gene encoding putrescine export ABC transporter ATP-binding protein SapD, whose protein sequence is MPLLDIRNLTIEFMTAEGPVKAVDRVSMTLTEGEVRGLVGESGSGKSLIAKAICGVTKDNWRVTADRFRFDDIDLLQLSPRERRRLVGHNVSMIFQEPQSCLDPSESIGRQLAQAIPGWTYKGHWWQRFNWRKRRAIELLHRVGIKDHDDIMGSFPYELTEGECQKVMIAIALANQPRLLIADEPTNAMEPTTQAQIFRLLARLNQNNNTTILLISHDLQMMSKWADRVNVLYCGQTVESAQCEELLAAPHHPYTQALIRAMPDFGRSLPHKSRLNTLPGAIPSLEHLPIGCRLGPRCPYAQKKCIETPRLRPVKNHFFACHFPLNMEEQ, encoded by the coding sequence ATGCCGTTACTCGATATCCGCAATCTGACGATTGAATTTATGACCGCCGAAGGGCCGGTCAAGGCGGTCGATCGCGTCAGCATGACGCTGACCGAGGGCGAGGTGCGCGGCCTGGTGGGCGAATCGGGCTCCGGCAAGAGCCTGATCGCCAAAGCCATCTGCGGCGTGACCAAAGACAACTGGCGCGTCACCGCCGATCGCTTCCGCTTCGACGACATCGATCTGCTGCAGCTGAGCCCGCGCGAACGGCGCAGGCTGGTGGGCCACAACGTCTCGATGATTTTCCAGGAACCGCAGTCTTGTCTCGATCCTTCCGAGAGCATCGGCCGCCAGCTGGCGCAGGCCATCCCGGGCTGGACTTACAAGGGACACTGGTGGCAGCGCTTCAACTGGCGCAAACGCCGCGCCATCGAACTGCTGCACCGCGTCGGCATCAAGGATCACGACGACATCATGGGCAGCTTCCCGTACGAGTTGACCGAAGGCGAGTGTCAGAAAGTGATGATCGCCATCGCGCTGGCCAACCAGCCGCGGCTGCTGATCGCCGATGAGCCGACCAACGCCATGGAGCCGACTACCCAGGCACAGATTTTCCGCCTGTTGGCACGCCTCAATCAGAACAACAACACCACCATTCTGCTGATCAGCCACGATTTGCAGATGATGAGCAAGTGGGCCGACCGGGTGAACGTGCTGTACTGTGGGCAAACGGTAGAAAGCGCCCAGTGCGAAGAGCTGCTGGCCGCGCCGCACCACCCTTACACCCAGGCGCTGATCCGCGCCATGCCTGACTTCGGCCGCTCGCTGCCGCACAAGAGCCGGTTGAACACGCTGCCGGGCGCTATTCCTTCGCTGGAACACCTGCCTATCGGCTGCCGCCTGGGGCCGCGCTGCCCTTACGCGCAGAAGAAATGCATCGAAACGCCGCGCCTGCGCCCGGTCAAGAACCACTTCTTCGCCTGCCACTTCCCGCTCAACATGGAGGAGCAATAA
- the sapF gene encoding putrescine export ABC transporter ATP-binding protein SapF: METLLEVRNLSKTYRYRTGLFRRQHVEAVKSVSFTLREGQTLAVIGENGSGKSTLAKMLSGMVEPTAGELLIDDHPLEFGDYRYRSQRIRMIFQDPSTSLNPRQRIGQLLDAPLRLNTDLEPAEREQRINQTLRQVGMLPDHAYYYPHMLASGQKQRVALARALILQPKVIVADEALASLDMSMRSQIINLMLELQEKHGIAYIYVTQHLGMMKHISDQVLVMHEGEIVERGSTAEVLAAPLHELTKRLIASHFGEALTADAWRRDGGRF, translated from the coding sequence ATGGAAACGCTGTTGGAAGTGCGCAACCTGAGTAAAACCTACCGCTACCGTACCGGGCTGTTCCGTCGCCAGCACGTCGAGGCGGTGAAATCGGTTAGCTTTACCCTGCGCGAAGGCCAGACGCTGGCGGTGATCGGCGAGAATGGCTCCGGCAAATCCACGCTGGCGAAGATGCTCTCCGGCATGGTGGAACCGACCGCCGGCGAACTGCTGATCGACGATCACCCGCTGGAATTTGGCGATTATCGCTACCGTAGCCAGCGCATTCGCATGATTTTTCAGGATCCGAGCACCTCGCTCAACCCGCGCCAACGCATCGGCCAACTGCTGGACGCGCCGCTGCGGCTGAACACCGATCTGGAACCCGCCGAGCGCGAGCAACGCATCAACCAGACGCTGCGCCAGGTCGGCATGCTGCCGGATCACGCCTACTATTATCCGCACATGCTGGCTTCCGGGCAGAAACAGCGCGTCGCGCTGGCGCGTGCGCTGATCCTGCAGCCGAAAGTGATCGTCGCCGATGAGGCGCTGGCTTCGCTGGACATGTCGATGCGTTCGCAAATCATCAACCTGATGCTGGAACTGCAGGAAAAACACGGCATTGCCTATATCTATGTCACCCAGCACCTTGGCATGATGAAGCATATCAGCGACCAGGTGCTGGTGATGCACGAAGGGGAAATCGTCGAACGCGGCAGCACCGCCGAGGTATTGGCGGCGCCGTTGCACGAATTGACCAAGCGGCTTATCGCCAGCCATTTCGGCGAGGCGCTGACCGCCGATGCCTGGCGACGCGACGGCGGCCGTTTCTGA
- a CDS encoding peroxidase-related enzyme → MERLRRQHNAQWYHETQSSVRGDAPLEPQAATLRDRFLLGLGAFADEALNSALSARAGVFNASLASYHALFPDQVSLSRYVTLSPYDRLSTALTVAQVTGVQSLCSHYAARLAPLHSPDASRESNIRLAQITQYARQLASQPTLICRKALQQLGDVGLSPADIVTFSQVIGFVSYQARVVAGVAALAGRPAVVVPGFPNVEDADGIAFSTEELSWTARLPPIDVETAAAEQLDVLDQSHPQARAESYYLLLAHDAAALRERNGVFNGINAEGYGLSSRLKALATLAVSRINGSRYCAATVAQELQDDGLAQALFSGLPQGVASTEDTVKRAVIHTAAELTRAPEKFTPQSVQPLFNSGLNQAQALEVILTAALYGWENRLRQTLGDAESFIAAD, encoded by the coding sequence ATGGAACGACTCCGTCGACAACATAACGCCCAGTGGTATCACGAAACCCAAAGCAGCGTGCGTGGCGATGCGCCGTTGGAGCCGCAGGCGGCTACCCTGCGCGATCGTTTTTTGCTGGGGCTGGGCGCCTTCGCCGATGAAGCGTTAAATAGCGCGCTCAGCGCCCGAGCTGGGGTATTCAACGCCTCACTGGCCAGCTACCACGCCCTGTTTCCCGACCAGGTGTCGTTATCACGATACGTGACATTGTCACCATACGATCGCCTCAGCACCGCGCTTACCGTCGCTCAGGTGACCGGCGTGCAGTCACTTTGTAGCCACTACGCCGCCCGCCTCGCCCCGTTGCACAGCCCGGACGCCTCCCGGGAAAGCAATATCCGCCTCGCCCAGATCACCCAATACGCTCGCCAACTCGCCAGCCAGCCCACGCTGATTTGCCGCAAGGCGCTGCAACAGCTTGGCGATGTCGGGCTGAGCCCGGCGGATATTGTCACCTTCTCGCAGGTCATCGGTTTTGTCAGCTATCAGGCGCGCGTAGTGGCGGGTGTGGCGGCGTTGGCCGGCCGACCGGCGGTGGTGGTGCCCGGTTTCCCTAATGTCGAAGACGCCGATGGTATCGCTTTCAGCACCGAAGAGTTGAGCTGGACTGCACGCCTGCCGCCGATTGACGTGGAAACTGCCGCCGCTGAACAGCTTGACGTGCTGGATCAGAGCCATCCGCAGGCGCGCGCCGAATCTTACTATCTGCTGTTGGCGCACGATGCCGCCGCACTGCGCGAGCGCAACGGCGTGTTCAACGGCATCAATGCCGAAGGGTATGGGTTATCGAGCCGCTTGAAAGCGCTGGCGACGCTGGCGGTCTCGCGCATCAACGGCAGCCGTTACTGTGCGGCTACCGTTGCGCAAGAGCTACAGGATGACGGACTGGCCCAGGCGCTGTTCAGCGGGCTGCCTCAGGGGGTGGCGTCTACCGAGGATACGGTCAAACGCGCTGTGATCCACACCGCCGCTGAACTGACGCGCGCACCGGAGAAATTCACCCCGCAGAGCGTGCAACCGTTGTTCAACAGCGGCCTGAACCAGGCGCAGGCGCTGGAAGTGATCCTCACCGCCGCGCTCTACGGCTGGGAAAACCGCCTGCGCCAAACGCTGGGCGATGCCGAATCTTTCATCGCCGCCGACTGA
- a CDS encoding LysR family transcriptional regulator, with amino-acid sequence MDIKQLIYLCNLERERHFGRAAEASFVSQPTLSMRLKNLEKELGVSLINRGNHFGGFTAEGERVLAWAREIVSVYQGLKLEVESLKHGLHGTLRLGVVPQCSISVSEMLKAVSERYPHLDYRLAVLSADQLLEALTAHTVDIGIGFFELSTLKELHFQSQPLVETGVELVFHPQHFPKLVGDTPLPLEAVAALPLCLAEPTRYFRRYLDQHFRDAGLTLHTRLETASIFQLLEGIFVGLGCGLFPRGQLQSPLMPALQRRPVAIGAMPRHAAVVVDMAERATPLAQKFFDAASEWLRQQNV; translated from the coding sequence ATGGATATTAAACAACTGATTTATTTGTGTAATTTAGAACGAGAACGCCACTTCGGCCGGGCGGCGGAGGCCAGCTTCGTTAGCCAGCCGACGCTGTCCATGCGATTGAAAAATCTGGAAAAAGAGCTGGGTGTTTCGCTGATTAACCGCGGCAACCATTTCGGTGGTTTTACTGCCGAAGGTGAGCGGGTGCTGGCGTGGGCGCGTGAGATCGTCTCGGTTTACCAGGGGCTGAAACTGGAGGTGGAGTCGCTCAAGCACGGCTTGCACGGCACGCTGCGTCTTGGCGTGGTGCCGCAGTGCAGTATCTCGGTATCGGAAATGCTCAAGGCGGTCAGCGAGCGTTACCCGCATCTCGATTATCGGCTGGCGGTGCTGAGCGCCGATCAACTGCTGGAGGCGCTGACGGCGCATACCGTCGACATCGGCATCGGCTTTTTCGAGCTGTCGACCTTGAAGGAGCTGCATTTCCAATCGCAACCGCTGGTGGAAACCGGCGTCGAGTTGGTATTTCATCCGCAACACTTCCCGAAGCTGGTGGGCGATACGCCGTTGCCGCTGGAGGCGGTGGCCGCTTTGCCGCTGTGCCTGGCCGAGCCGACGCGTTATTTCCGTCGCTATCTCGATCAGCACTTCCGCGACGCCGGGTTAACGCTGCACACGCGGCTGGAGACCGCTTCGATCTTCCAACTGCTGGAGGGGATTTTCGTCGGCCTGGGCTGTGGGTTGTTCCCGCGCGGCCAGCTGCAATCGCCGCTGATGCCGGCGTTGCAACGGCGTCCGGTGGCCATCGGCGCCATGCCGCGTCATGCGGCGGTGGTGGTCGATATGGCGGAGCGCGCCACGCCGCTGGCGCAAAAATTCTTCGACGCCGCCAGCGAGTGGCTGCGTCAGCAGAATGTCTGA
- the dacD gene encoding serine-type D-Ala-D-Ala carboxypeptidase DacD: protein MKRSVSVVIGGILLPLAAQAAETTPNFPTMTPPAIDAASYVLMDYTTGQVLAAGNADERRNPASLTKLMTGLVIDHALDQRKIGLDDVVTVGKDAWAQGNPVFKGSSLMFLKPGDRVTVRDLSRGIIIDSGNDACVAMADYVAGSQANFVKLMNEKSAQLGLQNTHFETVHGLDAPGQFTTAGDLAVIARAIIMSEPAEYHMYSEKSLTWNGITQQNRNGLLWDKTLHVDGLKTGHTASAGFNIIASATEGDRRLIAVVMGGKSSKGREEQARKLLTWGLRDFTTVHLFNAGQSLGEEPVWYGENHRLPVGSAQEQSLSLPKNEADKLKAQYVINAARLEAPIGKGQTVGEIRISDNGQVVKTLPLVALQAVPQGGMFSRLVDYVKLKL from the coding sequence GTGAAGCGTTCAGTATCAGTGGTGATCGGCGGTATATTACTGCCCTTAGCGGCGCAGGCGGCGGAAACGACGCCCAATTTTCCCACCATGACCCCGCCGGCGATAGACGCCGCCTCTTACGTTTTGATGGATTACACCACCGGCCAGGTGCTGGCTGCGGGCAATGCCGACGAACGGCGCAATCCGGCCAGCCTGACCAAACTCATGACCGGGTTAGTGATCGACCACGCGCTAGACCAGCGCAAGATTGGCCTCGACGATGTCGTCACCGTGGGGAAAGACGCCTGGGCGCAGGGCAATCCGGTGTTCAAAGGGTCTTCCTTGATGTTCCTGAAGCCAGGTGACAGGGTCACGGTGCGCGATCTCAGCCGTGGCATCATCATCGATTCCGGTAACGACGCCTGCGTGGCAATGGCGGACTATGTGGCGGGCAGCCAGGCCAACTTTGTTAAGCTGATGAACGAGAAGAGTGCGCAGCTGGGCCTACAGAACACCCATTTCGAAACGGTACACGGGCTGGATGCGCCTGGGCAGTTCACCACCGCGGGCGATCTGGCGGTGATTGCGCGCGCCATCATCATGAGTGAGCCGGCGGAATACCATATGTACAGCGAGAAGTCGCTGACCTGGAACGGCATTACGCAGCAGAACCGCAATGGCCTGCTGTGGGATAAGACGCTGCACGTCGACGGCTTGAAAACCGGGCATACCGCCTCTGCCGGCTTCAACATTATTGCCTCCGCCACCGAAGGGGATCGCCGCTTGATCGCCGTGGTGATGGGTGGCAAAAGCTCCAAAGGGCGTGAGGAGCAGGCGCGTAAACTATTAACTTGGGGGCTGCGCGACTTTACTACTGTGCACCTGTTCAACGCCGGCCAGAGTCTGGGGGAAGAGCCGGTCTGGTACGGCGAGAATCACCGGTTACCTGTCGGCAGCGCGCAAGAACAGTCGCTCAGCCTGCCGAAAAACGAGGCGGACAAGCTGAAGGCCCAGTACGTGATCAATGCCGCGCGGCTGGAAGCACCGATCGGCAAAGGGCAGACCGTCGGCGAGATCCGCATCAGCGACAATGGCCAGGTGGTGAAAACCCTGCCGCTGGTGGCGCTGCAGGCGGTGCCGCAGGGCGGCATGTTCTCGCGCCTGGTGGATTACGTGAAGCTGAAGCTCTGA
- a CDS encoding FdhF/YdeP family oxidoreductase, giving the protein MKFKPSIKPYTGPAGGWGSLEATTRFVLDSKQTLKNMRNLMRVNKARGFDCPGCAWGDDNHSTFSFCENGAKAVSWEATRSAVEPEFFATHSVSTLQQQSDYFLEYQGRLTHPMRYNAETDHYEPIHWPDALALIAKHINGMDNPNQIELYTSGRASNEASYLYQLFGRMLGTSNFPDCSNMCHEASGVGLKQSIGVGKGTIRIDDFEKADAIFVFGQNPGTNHPRMLHSLKNAARRGARIVSFNTLRERGLERFADPQDPVQMLTPKSSPISSSYYQPNLGGDMAAVRGMVKALLETHRQRLAAGEPALFDLAFIEQHSVGVEAYLAQVDATEWQTITAQSGLSEAQLRQAAATYQGAERVICTWAMGVTQHKHSIATVREITNLQLLFGQLGKPGAGLCPVRGHSNVQGNRTMGIDEKSPKALLDSLERHFNFTANRAVGHNTVEAIEAMLRGEVKVLIALGGNLAAAAPDTERTARALRNCDLTVHISTKLNRSHLVTGKDALILPTLGRTELDMQASGSQYITVEDSFSMVHASEGIGKPLAETQRSETAIVCGIADAVLGTQQLDWLELADDYSLIRDHIAATIPGFEDFNRRCDQPGGFYLGNAAAELRFATPSGKAEFSAAALPTTLFPQLGSEKAPFTLQTLRSHDQYNTTIYGLDDRYRGVYGQREVLFIHPEDLAALGLQDGERVEIETLWNDGVVRKVDGFKLVSYDIPRGNLAAYYPETNPLVPLASFGDGTGTPTSKSIPVVIRRSEQQPSLRIA; this is encoded by the coding sequence ATGAAATTCAAACCGTCAATCAAGCCTTATACCGGCCCGGCGGGCGGCTGGGGTTCGCTTGAAGCCACCACCCGCTTTGTCCTCGACAGTAAACAAACGCTAAAAAACATGCGCAACCTGATGCGCGTCAACAAGGCTCGCGGCTTCGACTGCCCTGGTTGCGCCTGGGGCGACGACAACCACAGCACTTTCAGCTTCTGCGAAAACGGCGCCAAAGCGGTCAGTTGGGAAGCGACGCGCAGTGCCGTGGAGCCCGAGTTCTTCGCCACCCACAGCGTCAGCACCCTGCAGCAGCAGAGCGACTATTTCCTCGAGTATCAGGGGCGCCTCACCCATCCGATGCGCTACAACGCCGAAACTGACCACTATGAACCTATCCATTGGCCGGACGCGCTGGCGCTGATCGCCAAGCACATCAACGGCATGGACAATCCGAACCAGATCGAGCTGTATACCTCGGGCCGGGCCAGCAACGAAGCGTCGTACCTTTATCAGCTGTTTGGCCGCATGCTTGGCACCAGTAATTTCCCCGACTGTTCCAATATGTGCCACGAAGCGAGCGGCGTTGGCCTGAAGCAGAGCATCGGCGTCGGCAAAGGCACCATCCGCATCGATGATTTCGAAAAGGCCGACGCCATCTTCGTGTTTGGCCAAAACCCCGGCACCAACCACCCGCGCATGCTGCACAGCCTGAAAAACGCCGCCCGACGCGGCGCGCGCATCGTAAGCTTCAACACCCTGCGCGAGCGCGGGCTGGAAAGGTTCGCCGATCCGCAGGATCCGGTACAAATGCTGACGCCAAAATCCTCGCCGATCAGCTCTTCCTATTACCAACCGAATCTGGGCGGCGATATGGCGGCGGTGCGCGGCATGGTGAAAGCCCTGCTGGAAACCCACCGTCAGCGCCTGGCCGCCGGTGAACCCGCCTTGTTCGACCTGGCGTTTATCGAACAGCACAGCGTTGGCGTAGAGGCTTACCTGGCGCAAGTGGACGCCACCGAGTGGCAGACCATTACCGCGCAGTCAGGCCTGAGCGAAGCGCAGCTGCGCCAGGCGGCGGCCACTTACCAGGGCGCCGAGCGGGTGATCTGCACCTGGGCGATGGGCGTGACTCAGCATAAGCACTCTATTGCGACGGTGCGTGAAATCACCAACCTGCAGCTGTTGTTCGGGCAACTGGGCAAACCGGGCGCCGGTTTGTGCCCGGTACGCGGCCACAGCAACGTCCAGGGCAACCGCACCATGGGGATCGACGAGAAGTCGCCCAAGGCGCTGCTCGACAGCCTGGAACGCCACTTTAACTTCACCGCCAATCGCGCGGTGGGCCACAACACGGTGGAAGCGATCGAAGCGATGCTGCGCGGCGAAGTGAAAGTGCTGATCGCGCTGGGGGGCAATCTGGCCGCCGCGGCGCCGGACACCGAGCGCACCGCCCGCGCCCTGCGCAACTGCGATTTGACGGTGCACATCAGCACCAAACTTAACCGCAGCCACCTGGTGACCGGCAAAGATGCGCTGATCCTGCCAACGCTCGGCCGCACCGAACTGGACATGCAAGCCAGCGGCTCGCAGTACATTACGGTCGAGGATTCGTTCAGCATGGTGCACGCCTCGGAAGGTATCGGCAAGCCGCTGGCGGAGACCCAACGTTCGGAGACGGCGATCGTCTGCGGCATCGCCGACGCGGTGCTGGGCACCCAGCAGCTGGATTGGCTGGAATTGGCCGACGACTATTCGTTGATCCGCGATCACATTGCCGCCACCATTCCCGGTTTCGAGGATTTCAACCGGCGCTGCGACCAGCCCGGTGGCTTCTACCTGGGCAATGCCGCCGCCGAACTGCGCTTCGCCACGCCGAGCGGCAAGGCAGAGTTCAGCGCCGCCGCGCTGCCGACTACCCTGTTCCCGCAGCTGGGCAGCGAGAAAGCGCCGTTCACCCTGCAAACGCTGCGCTCACACGATCAGTACAACACCACTATCTATGGTCTGGATGACCGCTACCGCGGCGTTTACGGCCAACGTGAGGTGCTGTTCATCCATCCGGAAGATCTGGCGGCGCTGGGCCTGCAGGATGGCGAACGGGTAGAGATAGAAACCCTGTGGAACGACGGCGTGGTGCGTAAAGTGGATGGGTTCAAGCTGGTGAGTTACGACATCCCGCGTGGCAACCTGGCAGCCTACTACCCGGAAACCAACCCGCTGGTGCCACTGGCCAGCTTCGGCGACGGTACCGGTACCCCGACCTCGAAGTCGATCCCGGTGGTGATTCGCCGCAGCGAACAGCAGCCTTCGCTGCGCATCGCCTGA
- a CDS encoding LysR family transcriptional regulator → MKLSQLKFFCTVVEHKTIAAAARELHCVPSNVTLRLRELEESLGGELFFRDKNRLYVNPKGRLFYQQARDIVAQAERSKQLFAGEHQHGLLNLGALDFSLVSHLPARIARLRRLQPHLHINVLSRDSLVLERMLIDSDLDLAITDGPIEHPLLASQKAFDERLVLLMPADTGEPDAATLAPLEFYTFSRECSFRLKVDHWLASRGLKPRMTLEMESYAAMAACVQAGCGVACVPGSLLPLILPAPGLKVVEMGEEGVSDLYFVWRRHQLSDELQTILEILARPV, encoded by the coding sequence ATGAAGCTGAGCCAACTGAAGTTTTTCTGCACCGTGGTGGAGCATAAAACCATCGCCGCCGCTGCACGCGAGTTGCACTGCGTACCTTCCAACGTCACGCTGCGGCTGCGCGAACTGGAAGAGTCGCTGGGCGGCGAGCTGTTTTTCCGCGACAAGAACCGGCTGTACGTCAATCCCAAAGGGCGGCTGTTCTATCAGCAGGCGCGCGACATTGTGGCGCAGGCGGAGCGCAGCAAGCAGCTGTTCGCCGGCGAGCATCAGCATGGGCTGCTGAACCTTGGGGCGCTGGATTTCTCGCTGGTCAGCCATTTACCGGCGCGCATTGCCCGGCTGCGCCGTTTACAGCCTCATCTGCACATCAACGTGCTGAGCCGTGACTCGCTGGTGCTGGAACGCATGCTGATTGACAGCGATCTTGACCTGGCGATCACCGACGGCCCAATTGAACACCCGCTGCTGGCCAGCCAAAAGGCCTTCGATGAACGGCTGGTATTGCTGATGCCGGCCGATACCGGGGAACCCGACGCCGCCACGCTGGCGCCGCTGGAGTTTTACACGTTCAGCCGCGAATGTTCGTTTCGCCTGAAGGTGGATCACTGGCTGGCTTCACGCGGGCTGAAACCGCGCATGACGCTGGAAATGGAGTCTTATGCCGCGATGGCGGCCTGCGTGCAGGCCGGTTGTGGCGTCGCCTGCGTCCCCGGCTCGCTGCTGCCGCTGATCTTGCCGGCGCCGGGGCTAAAGGTGGTGGAAATGGGCGAGGAGGGGGTGAGCGATCTGTATTTCGTCTGGCGACGGCATCAGCTGTCGGACGAGCTGCAGACCATCCTGGAGATATTGGCGCGCCCGGTGTGA
- the gloA gene encoding lactoylglutathione lyase yields MPLNDLLTLPGVAAQPDAVTDGYVFNHTMIRVKDLTKALDFYTRVLGFTPVYLETFEEAAFTICYLTRSPREQIPQDDDERKRWALSQPGILELTHNHGTENQADFHYHNGNGEPRGFGHLCVTVPDVRAACERFERLGVTFQKRLHEGRMNYVAFIRDPDDYWIEILQPTPLQD; encoded by the coding sequence ATGCCACTGAATGACCTACTGACGCTGCCCGGCGTGGCGGCCCAACCGGACGCGGTAACCGACGGTTACGTGTTCAACCACACCATGATCCGCGTGAAGGATCTGACCAAAGCGCTGGATTTCTACACCCGCGTGCTGGGCTTTACCCCGGTCTATCTGGAAACGTTCGAAGAAGCCGCTTTTACCATCTGCTACCTGACGCGCAGCCCGCGTGAACAGATCCCGCAGGACGACGACGAGCGCAAGCGCTGGGCGCTGAGCCAGCCGGGCATTCTCGAGCTGACCCATAACCACGGCACCGAAAATCAGGCGGATTTCCACTACCACAACGGCAACGGCGAGCCGCGCGGCTTTGGCCACCTGTGCGTCACGGTGCCGGACGTGCGCGCCGCCTGCGAGCGGTTTGAGCGCCTCGGCGTTACCTTCCAGAAGCGCCTGCATGAAGGCCGCATGAACTACGTGGCGTTCATTCGCGATCCGGACGATTACTGGATTGAAATCCTGCAGCCGACGCCGCTGCAGGACTGA